Proteins encoded within one genomic window of Humulus lupulus chromosome 1, drHumLupu1.1, whole genome shotgun sequence:
- the LOC133779246 gene encoding uncharacterized protein LOC133779246: protein NSSSRSSSSNSSSSSSRSSSSSSSNSNSSSSSSSSSSSSSSSSISSSSSSNNSSSSSSSSSCSSSRSSSSSSSSSSSSSSSCSSSSSSCSNNSSSSSSSSSRSSSSSKSSRSSSNSCSSSSSSSSSSSSSSSSSSSSSSSNSGSNSSSSSSSSSSNSSSSSSSSSSSNSSCSISSSSRSNSSRIAAAAAAALTAATSAATVAVVAVVVVVVQ, encoded by the exons aatagcagtagtcgcagtagtagcagtaatagtagcagtagcagcagtaggagtagtagtagcagtagcagcaatagcaacagcagtagcagcagcagcagtagtagcagtagtagcagtagcagtagtattagcagtagcagtagcagtaataacagtagtagcagtagcagcagtagcagctgcagtagcagcagaagtagcagtagtagcagtagtagcagtagtagtagtagtagtagttgcagtagcagtagcagtagttgcagcaacaacagcagcagtagtagcagtagtagcagtagaagcagtagcagtagtaagagtagtaggagtagtagtaacagttgcagcagtagtagcagtagcagcagtagcagcagcagtagtagtagcagtagcagtagcagtagcagtagcaacagtGGTAGtaacagcagcagcagtagtagtagtagcagcagcaatagcagcagtagtagtagcagcagtagtagcagtaatagcagTTGTAGCATtagcagcagtagcagaagtaACAGTAGCAGAA TAGCTGCAGCCGCTGCAGCAGCATTAACAGCAGCAACCTCtgcagcaacagtagcagtagtagcagtagtagtagtagttgtacaGTAG